The following are encoded in a window of Sminthopsis crassicaudata isolate SCR6 chromosome 3, ASM4859323v1, whole genome shotgun sequence genomic DNA:
- the LYPD5 gene encoding ly6/PLAUR domain-containing protein 5 — protein MILLRSLLSILLTLAGTQALQCYSFERSFHGPFDLSSTRMSIVDCVAGQEACLEAVTSLSTGYRNSITLVKKGCSYGPGSGEMMSGGDSLPPDFTLVRRCHDDLCNRQIENHESVPNLSPAPNPPELSGIECWACVSSTPEGCELHNAHKVKCHGGQNVCFQGHGFLALENFSSPVYMRTCHEPGCTFTGAATHWSDNYLKGTCCKGDLCNNISNVPKAHSGNSAPSGLAKLPSGAPRLPATSLLLAIPFLFLV, from the exons ATGATCCTTCTGCGGTCACTGCTGAGCATCCTGCTGACCCTGGCAG GTACCCAGGCTCTCCAGTGCTACAGTTTTGAGCGTTCCTTCCACGGTCCTTTTGACCTCTCTAGCACCCGGATGTCCATTGTGGACTGTGTGGCAGGCCAAGAAGCCTGCCTGGAGGCGGTGACTTCCCTGAGTACAG GTTACAGAAACTCAATCACCCTGGTGAAAAAGGGGTGCTCATATGGCCCGGGCTCCGGGGAGATGATGTCGGGGGGAGACTCGCTGCCCCCCGACTTCACCCTGGTCCGGCGCTGCCACGATGATCTCTGCAACCGACAGATCGAGAACCACGAAAGCGTCCCCAATCTCAGCCCAG CCCCAAATCCACCTGAGCTCAGTGGGATCGAGTGCTGGGCCTGTGTCAGTAGCACACCCGAGGGCTGTGAACTCCATAATGCCCACAAGGTCAAGTGTCACGGGGGCCAGAATGTCTGTTTCCAAGGTCACGGCTTCCTGGCCCTGG AAAACTTCTCCAGCCCTGTCTACATGAGGACATGTCACGAGCCGGGGTGCACTTTTACTGGGGCTGCCACCCACTGGTCGGACAACTACCTCAAAGGCACGTGCTGCAAGGGGGATCTCTGCAACAACATCTCCAACGTGCCCAAGGCCCACTCTGGCAATTCTGCCCCATCCGGGCTCGCCAAACTCCCTTCTGGGGCTCCCAGGCTCCCGGCCACATCCCTGCTCCTGGCCATCCCCTTCTTGTTCCTGGTTTGA
- the KCNN4 gene encoding LOW QUALITY PROTEIN: intermediate conductance calcium-activated potassium channel protein 4 (The sequence of the model RefSeq protein was modified relative to this genomic sequence to represent the inferred CDS: deleted 1 base in 1 codon) codes for MERVPGLGALRRRKRLLEEEKSLAGWALAMAGAGIGLMVLHAEMLWFGQCQWVPYLFLVKCGISISTLLLLGLILAFHAKEVQLFMTDNGLRDWRVALTGRQVAQMALELLVCGAHPPPLGAWEAPPCRAPRPRPAFLSQEEALLSLAMLLRLYLVPRAVLLRSGVLLNASYRSIGALNRVRFRHWFVAKLYMNTHPGRLLLALTLGLWLTTAWVLSVAERQAINATGHLTDTLWLIPITFLTIGYGDVVPGTVWGKIVCLCTGVMGVCCTALLVAVVARKLEFNKAEKHVHNFMMDIQYSKEMRDSAARVLQEAWMFYKHSRRKESGAVRRHQRKLLAAIHIFRQVRLKHRKLREQVNSMVDISKMHMILCDLQSGLSTSHRDLEKRMDALGGKLDALTQLLSSALESRQPPEAGEAT; via the exons ATGGAGCGAGTCCCGGGACTGGGCGCCCTGAGGCGGCGGAAGCGGCTGCTGGAGGAGGAGAAGAGCCTGGCGGGCTGGGCGCTGGCCATGGCCGGAGCGGGGATCGGGCTGATGGTGCTGCACGCCGAGATGCTGTGGTTCGGCCAGTGCCAG TGGGTTCCCTATCTCTTCCTGGTGAAATGCGGGATCAGCATCTCCACCCTTCTCCTTCTCGGGCTCATCTTGGCCTTCCACGCTAAGGAAGTTCAG CTCTTCATGACGGACAACGGGCTCCGCGACTGGCGGGTGGCGCTGACGGGGCGCCAGGTGGCCCAGATGGCGCTGGAGCTGCTGGTGTGCGGGGCGCACCCGCCCCCACTGGGCGCGTGGGAGGCCCCTCCGTGCCGCGCGCCGCGCCCCCGGCCCGCGTTCCTGAGCCAGGAGGAGGCGCTGCTGTCGCTGGCCATGCTGCTGCGCCTGTACCTGGTGCCGCGCGCCGTGCTGCTCCGCAGC GGGGTCCTGCTCAACGCCTCGTACCGCAGCATCGGCGCCCTCAACCGCGTGCGCTTCCGCCACTGGTTCGTGGCCAAGCTGTACATGAACACGCACCCGGGCCGCCTGCTGCTGGCGCTCACGCTCGGCCTCTGGCTCACCACGGCCTGGGTGCTGTCCGTGGCCGAGAG GCAGGCCATCAATGCCACTGGGCACCTGACAGACACGCTGTGGCTCATCCCCATCACCTTCCTGACCATCGGCTACGGGGACGTGGTTCCGGGCACCGTGTGGGGGAAGATCGTCTGTCTCTGCACAGGGGTGATG GGCGTGTGCTGCACGGCTCTCCTGGTGGCTGTGGTTGCCCGAAAGCTGGAATTCAATAAAGCAGAGAAGCACGTCCACAATTTCATGATGGACATCCAGTACTCCAAAGAG ATGAGGGACTCCGCGGCGCGAGTGCTCCAAGAGGCCTGGATGTTCTACAAGCACAGCCGGAGGAAGGAGTCTGGAGCCGTCAGGAGGCACCAGCGCAAACTGCTAGCGGCCATCCACAT ATTCCGCCAGGTCCGCTTAAAGCACCGGAAGCTCCGGGAACAAGTGAACTCCATGGTGGACATCTCCAAG ATGCACATGATCCTCTGCGACTTGCAGTCCGGCCTCAGCACCTCCCACAGGgacctggagaagagaatggaCGCGCTGGGGGGGAAGCTTGACGCCCTGACGCAGCTCCTCAGCTCGGCTCTGGAATCCAGGCAGCCCCCAGAAGCCGGGGAGGCCACCTAG